The nucleotide sequence gctggaagcacaggaggtatgtaagaaggataatttcaagtatcttgggtccgtgatccagagtaacggggagattgacgaggatgtctcgcaccgtattggggcgggatggatgaagtggaagctcgcgtcgggggtgctgtgtgataagaaggtgccgcccaagcttaaaggcaaattctacagggtggtagtccgtccggccttgttgtatggagcggagtgttggccagttaagaactcccacatccaaaaaatgaaggtggcagaaatgcggatgttgcgctggatgtgtgggctgactagaggggatagagttcggaatgagactatccgggagaaggttggtgtgacttcagtggagtgcaagatgcgggaagcccgattgagatggttcggacacgtgaagaggaggggcatggatgccccggtccgtaggtgtgagaggctagcgttggatggttttaggcggggtaggggtaggccgaagaagtactggggtgaggtgattaggcgggacatggaacagttacagctcaccgaggacatgaccctagataggaaggtctggaggacgcaaattagggcagaggactagggccagtttgggtcgctagtgtagggaattacttggtgggggttttattcctgttatgattccgtgttccgtgttccatgttttattacgaatctgtgtgctttcctctgctttcctctgttttatattacttatgggtgccgtatttatgttatgtaatctgcttctgtgctttactatgtgtttgtgtggtggtatctcgtgccttgagccgggggtctatcggaaacagcctttctacttctttagaggtagaggtatggactgcgtacatcttacccccccagaccccactaggtgggaatacactgggtttgttgttgttgttgttgttggtcatTCTCCATGTCACTGTGGGCTAGTTTCCCGGGAATTGCATTTGGAATATAGTAGTAAGCTAATGCGcacttaataaataaattttaaaaaatggaaaaaatagtgGGTTGGCAATTGGAGATGGCCTAGTTCCGATAGTCTCTCTTACATCATGCATGTGCGTCATGCCAGCTCTTCAATAATAGGTCTGTTCCTTGATGCTTGATATTCTGGATTAGGAACTATCTGCAATAGTTGTCCGAGAGGCTCTAATTTATGGCCATTTGAGCAACCTGAGGTGGTACCTTAAAGGGGCTTATACCAACAAATCGAGCAGCTACCTTAAAGGGCTTGGGGTTCAGATCAACTGCCATGTTGTTGGTTAACTCTCTCCATGCCGCTACTGTTTTTACTGCACGCCGTACATGGCAAGCATACCTAATCCAAGTACATCCTTTTGGTCAATAAGAGCACTGCAAGCACCAGCTTTGATGTGAACCTCTTCGATTTGTCCTTGTGGACAACGCTATTCTTGAGTGAGAGAGAGACATGAAGAGAGAGacttattatttggtttgaagaGAAACTAACTCTAAACTACCATTTTGTTTGTCCGTAATGGCAGCAAACATGGTCAATTTTGTGGGAAGTATTTAATAAACACCAAATACCAATGCTGAAAACTTACAGAGTATTCAATGATCTTCTGAGGAAACTTACCTCTGTGCGCCATTTACCGACTTTGCAATTTTTCCTCTTGCAGAAATCTATCAAATACAAGAAGGATAGCCACACGGATGCAGTACTTGGTCTTTCTTGGAACAAGGAATATAGGTATGGAATTTTGATCGATGAGTGTGTGATATTTGCCAGTGCCGCTCTGAGAGGTTAATCAAACTTCAGATTTTGTCTTATTCAACATCCTATGCAGGAATATACTTGCTAGTGCTAGTGCTGATCATTCAGTCAAGGTTTGGGATGTGACTACCGAAGCGTGTAATCTCACTATGAACGACCATACAGACAAGGTAGAAGTCAAAAAAAATGTAGCAGTTCTTTAAGCATTTCAATCATAGATACAGTCTAAATATCTCGTCTTTGCTAGATTTCGGGGATCTGACTGATGAAAATTGAATTACCTACGGAACATCAGTGACCAACTTGCTTACAAATTATTGAAAGAAGCAGATTCATGATCTTGCTATGTTTGACAGGTTCAAGCAGTTGCATGGAATCCATTTGCACCACAGATTCTTCTGAGCGGTTCATTCGATCATACAGTTTGCTTGGTGATTAAACACTTCTCCGTTTTCCTTATTGCCCCTTTTATTCTTGAAAGTTAGGACTGGATTAATTTCTTACTTTAAGACGCTAATTCAACTTGCAACATGTCTTGCAGAAAGATGGGAGGAAACCCTCTCACAGTGGATATAAGTTTTCAGTTGGAGCCGACGTTGAAAGCCTGGCTTGGGATCCACATTCGGAGCATTCATTTGTGGTCAGTGCTTGAACTGCGTTTGTGATTAACTCGATCTACGTTGAGGCTTTGTTTGTTTTGGCATGCTACAGGATAGTATAATTCTTTTGATTCTGTTATGGGAATCGTTGGTGGGGAGATTGTCTACGTTTTGCTTAGCCTTGGTGTGGGAACTAAGGATGGGAGGATTGTGTTCGTTGGTTAGGTAAATATGCTATGTGTTCGGGGTGGAGTGATATTGAAATAAGTTTGACAATTAGTTTACTTTCCCCTCGCGCATGCTTTATTTTTTGCTCGTTGAACTTTTTGAAACGTATTATTTAGTGCagaaaattaaaagtatttttctCCCTCCATGTCTCTATGTACTTGAATGAAAATTAACACTGGATAAATTCAAAACGCCATGTAATCCTGTTTCCCCTTGACCCCCGTCAAATTTTCAGGCTAGCTTGGAGAACGGTACAGTCAGTAGTTTTGATATCCGTGCTGCTAGTTCTGATTCGACTTCCGAGACAAAGCCAAGTTTCACCATTCATGCTCATGATAAAGCAGCGTCTTCGGTGTCCTTTAATCCCCTAGTCCCAAATGTAAGCGGAACCTCGCTTTTTTCCTTTCCCTGTAATCGATGTTACCTTCTCAATATTTGCGTTAATCACTTCGCTCGTGTATTCTTGACAGCTTCTGGCAACTGGTTCCACGGACAAGACGGTACTCTCTCACGTCTGTTCACTGCTTATTATAAAGCTACTCCAATGGTTACTAATCTAATGAATGTGCTGCAGGTTAAATTATGGGATTTGACCAACAATCAACCTTCTTGTGTCACGTCTAAGAATCCGAAAGCTGTATGTGGTTCGCAAATGTTTTTTCGTTCTTGAAAATTCAAGTTTGATGCATATATCTCCTTGAATCTGTTGCTTATACATTTTGATCGACGAAATACTAACTATCATAAGGACCCCTTTCGATTAATTTTTTATCAGGGAGCCGTCTTCTCTGTATCTTTCTCGGATGATTGCCCCTTTTTGCTTGCTATCGGTGGCTCTAAAGGGAATTTGCAGGTGCGTTGTGTTCCTTTTGAAACTCTTGGTAAAGCCCCCAGGCTTTGCATTTTTTTGAAACGAGGTCCTCTTTAACGCGACATAAAGAACATGCAAGTGCTGTTCTTGCTTATTCTTGATAAACCAGCGTTTACGCTGAGACTTATCTTCGCTTATCATTTACAGCTATGGGATATTTCGTCTGAAGACTCCGTGTTGAAGAAATATGGGAAATACGCTGCACAAAAAAAGGCGTCGCCCAACTCATAATCCAAATGTAATTTTCAAGATATCGATTATGAGTGAGCGCGTATCGTATGAACATGGTAAATTTCGCTGTTGCTGCACATTGACTGGACCAAGTGAAGAGTTTGGTGGAATCAAGATTTTCATCGAACATGTATCGCGACAAAGATCAGGGTCCAAATCTTAACTGAGATTGAAAAATGCTAGGTGATCTCTTTCCGTTTGCTTCAATTTTGTCAGGCAGAGTTATCTCGTACTTGTGTTGGTCGAAGGTAGCAGATTACCGATGATGTAATAGCTTACGATCGAGCTATTCGAACACGAGTATTATCTAGAAAAAAAAGTACACTGAACATgttggttgattttttattttttttaatttaccaaAGTCTATCAGGGTGAAATATGAAAGTAGGAAAAGTTTGTTCTATATTGTTAACTTTAATGTTATGCAATTCtggaaaattttctttttgtgaagaaattatttttgtttagtataaatattttttttattcaccaaccaaacacatTCCTAACGATATTATTCTTTACAAAACTAGAGCAAGAGTGAAATAGAAACAACCTATTGCAGAAGTGCATAGTAACGCTGCGTACAATAGACCTTTGTGGTTAGGCTCTTTCTCGAACTTTGTGCATAGTAACGCtgcatacaatagacccttgtggttaGGCTCTTTCTCAAACTTCGTGCATAGTAAcgctgcgtacaatagacccttgtggttaGGCTCTTTCTCGAACTTCGTGCATAGTAAcgctgcgtacaatagacccttgtggttaGGCTCTTTCTCGAACTTCATGCATAGTAAcgctgcgtacaatagaccccTGTGGTTAGGCTCTTTCTCGAACTTCGTGCATAGTAAtgctgcgtacaatagacccttgtggtttGGTTCTTTCACGAACTTCATGCATAGTCGAGCTTTTGTGCACCAGACTACCCTTTTTTTAGAATGGTATAGGTATCGCGCACGTGTCTAGaaactaataacaaaaaaataaggtGCTTAATCAAAGTTTTATGATTCTAAAAAGACATTAGCACCTTAATTTCTTTAACTAATGCTAACatgattattataattattttgaaatggtgGCTTGTGAAAAGTAAAACTAAAGacttcaataaaagttataatttttaaatctattAGATTCATTCGTTCGTAGAGCTATTGACTTGGTCGTAAAAATTTTTTGAAACATCACTAACGATATTGCGagaagtcaattttttttaaaataattattgtcAACCTTTTTCAGATACGAATCTATTACATTTATGACTTAAAAATGGAAGACTAATAAATGTGAAATTAGTTGAGGAAATTAATTTCAATGAATCAAAGAACTAGACGTTGCCATTTTTTAAAAAGTCTAAAATCCAAATATGACAAAGTCTTGgtacttttaatgcttaaattgGTAACCTAAatcattaatattatttttttgtttctactggcCGTTCGGTATTTAtattggagtccgactaatctAAATTCACATCGTGCAGGGTATATTCGAGGGAAGCGCTatcgattaatttttttttatttcatattcaaaactcGAAATCGAAACCTCTGATTAAGGAAGATATGTTTGCGCAATTTTGACCTTGTCTATGAAAACTTTAAAACTTAATTATTTAACTTCCTACAACTTCTACACCCTAATCACAATGTCAATTTTTTACACTATAACCTATGATTTCAAAgttaattacatataaatatgTTGGTTAACTAATAAGAAAATAAGGTAAGTTACATAATATCATACACTAATATTATACTAACAAAAGTTGCTTTTagtagagccgtcaatatgggtcTGGTCTGTTGGGCCGGTCCGACTTGATCAGATCTATAATTTGATGGAGTTGAGCATCAATTTTTGAGCTCGTTCAAGAACATGGCTTTTTAGCTCGGCCCGGATAAGCCCGTTGCCCTTGGGGCTTGAACAATGTGGATTGGGCTAGCCCGTGGGCTTGCCCGTAcgtcaaatacatgcaactatttagattacttattagtatttttatttggtttaaaggatatcatgtcaaaagttaatTAATCTCGCTATTAGGAGTATTTTCTGGGGTGTTaaagacttgattaacaagtattaacactatgtaatattgtctaataatatttatgtttattaccATTCTaaaagtaaattataaaatattattttttaaaaagtgggctgacCCGTGAGGCTCTCAGCTCACAGAGTAATGGTGTGGGCTTTGTATTTTTTGGCCCATCATTTTGATAGACCAGCCCGGCCTGACCCGCCAAACTCAAAGCCTGTGTGGGCTAACTCAAATAGGCTGGGCCGACCCATATTGACAGCTCTAACTTTTAGGTGTGCTacttaaaacataatttaaatttataaagtatTTAATGTTTAGCGCCACATAAACAAACTTCAAATCTCGAACCTAAAATTTCAAACCTCGAATCTGAAGTCTTGAACATTAGACTTTAGGATTCGAAGTTTGAACAATCAACGCCTAATTTCAGACTCGAAGATTTGGAGTTCGTATTTTAGATCTTCGAGTCTGAAGTTAAACTCTCGATAATTCAAAACTTCAGACTCGACAATCTGAATAAAGGAGGAGCGGTTTAAAACTTGCTAAatctaactaaattttttatctttttttttttttttttaagaactgGATATATTATAATGGATGCTCGAAAATTAGCTAGATGGGTCATCGTCGATACGTTggctcaaaaaaaaattattgagaaaataaattacgtaataaataaattcttatcTCTAAAAAGATAAGATAGACATAGCCCTTTTTGGTAAGAAAGTTTGATACTTCATACACGTAACTTAAtgtctcaaaattaatttttgaacctaaattaaattagattaaattaatattttaaatttaaaatttaaatattcaaaaaatcagACAGAAAGAACAATAATTTGCAGATCTTCTCATATCAATATAACgaaaaatatattctaaaatattaatttaagtttACATAATTTGAAgtgataatactcacaaaaatacatGAACTTTGATCGGATTTTCAGTTGAACATACTGAATTTTGcgggggttctattacccctagattttttttttcgtattttaatggcatatatctgtcCACTTGGACACCTGTAAATATGAGGTTGACGCGTATATTACACCGCCATCTgccaaaaatatacatataaaaataagatTGACGCATGTATTATATTGTCAGCCGCCGAAACTGGACATAGCATTTTGGGGGAGGGGGATTAATcccctcaaagttttagtatacTCAACTCAAAATTCGATCAAAGTTTgaatatttttgtgagtattattcctaatttaaaaatcaagaggcgaaaaatgacaaaataattgtttgttattttttggacCACTTCAA is from Capsicum annuum cultivar UCD-10X-F1 chromosome 5, UCD10Xv1.1, whole genome shotgun sequence and encodes:
- the LOC107870136 gene encoding periodic tryptophan protein 1 homolog isoform X1 encodes the protein MIAAISWVPKGVAKAVPAEAEPPSNEEIEELLKSGLLDKREDSDDKEAEDDMNVDESKENEDDEVAHALVAADALGKATQVASVGTDDITDGLKELDMDNYDEEEDGIELFGSGLKDVYYASNDMDPYLKDKDNDSEDDDDMIIRPDDSVIVYATNEDDVSQLEIMIVEDLSDGEISMYVHHALIIPAFPLCTTWLDCPIKGGERGNFIAVGSMEPAIEIWDIDIIDEVQPSVILGGIDEIKKKGKKKSIKYKKDSHTDAVLGLSWNKEYRNILASASADHSVKVWDVTTEACNLTMNDHTDKVQAVAWNPFAPQILLSGSFDHTVCLKDGRKPSHSGYKFSVGADVESLAWDPHSEHSFVASLENGTVSSFDIRAASSDSTSETKPSFTIHAHDKAASSVSFNPLVPNLLATGSTDKTVKLWDLTNNQPSCVTSKNPKAGAVFSVSFSDDCPFLLAIGGSKGNLQLWDISSEDSVLKKYGKYAAQKKASPNS
- the LOC107870136 gene encoding periodic tryptophan protein 1 homolog isoform X2, coding for MWFDSAALMLFSYSYNSQRKLFREDSDDKEAEDDMNVDESKENEDDEVAHALVAADALGKATQVASVGTDDITDGLKELDMDNYDEEEDGIELFGSGLKDVYYASNDMDPYLKDKDNDSEDDDDMIIRPDDSVIVYATNEDDVSQLEIMIVEDLSDGEISMYVHHALIIPAFPLCTTWLDCPIKGGERGNFIAVGSMEPAIEIWDIDIIDEVQPSVILGGIDEIKKKGKKKSIKYKKDSHTDAVLGLSWNKEYRNILASASADHSVKVWDVTTEACNLTMNDHTDKVQAVAWNPFAPQILLSGSFDHTVCLKDGRKPSHSGYKFSVGADVESLAWDPHSEHSFVASLENGTVSSFDIRAASSDSTSETKPSFTIHAHDKAASSVSFNPLVPNLLATGSTDKTVKLWDLTNNQPSCVTSKNPKAGAVFSVSFSDDCPFLLAIGGSKGNLQLWDISSEDSVLKKYGKYAAQKKASPNS